TACGGACAGAAGAAAGAAGATTCATTTTCACCGAAATAAATACAATTACTCCCCAAAACGATATAAAAACAGAGAAAACGTATAGAACGGTAGTTGAGTCCTTGATGCGTTAAACAACACGACCTCTCgaagaataaatgaatgaatgacctGCCAATTCAACACTGTTATTAATACTTCGTTTATTACCGAAGTAGGTACTAtcaatgaatattcaaggaataATTCAGACAACAACAAGAGATTATTTCGATAAAGAAATTCCGTTGATATTCATTACTTTCATATTACCCTTCACTAAATGTAAGTAATTTAACATTAAAGCATCTTAATCAAGCTGAGGAATAGTTtgcagaaaaatataaatttttatgatCATTATTTACTCACGGCAGACTCTATCTGCTTCACTTTGAATTCCAAATATCCTAAGACCTGACGCCAGACCTCTACCTATAAAACCTGACAtcctttcgaaaatttttgtctCAAGTACGCACAGACAGCCTCaattattcaaaataacgaCGAAAAACACTAACAAAAATACGACACAGATTACAAGAACACACACAAAATACAAATGAGATTTCGATTGTAATATGGCTAATTCTTTATAggttttttttgtgaaattcgaaTCGCGCATGAACTATTTCGTTTTTTCTTGCGGAAATCACACAGTGTTCACTATATGGGATGAGTAAATATTTacatcttaaatttttttcatagtatGTTCGTTTTGCTGTTTATTATGTTCAAGAATGGGCCTTTGAATTGAATGCAAAAGGTGAAATGAAACGcattctgaaattttcgaaggttATGAATATGCGATGtgcatataaataataaaaaagaatTTGCAGGAAAATCAGTGGAGCTAACTCCATGAAATTTGGTTCAAAATCGAGCACCATTCCAAAAAGATCCTCTCAAGTCTCAGCTATATTGACTCCAGATACTTAATATGTTTTGTAGTAGTACATGGGCAAGGGTTTACTATTTTGTGACAATGATTCAATATCAAtcctatgatttttttttcgaaaatgcaaatttttccaaatcaaCGAGTCCAAAACAGCTCAAATTTGGTATATATCAGATCGGAATTACCATAGTTTGATTTCTCTATGGTAGTTTACgagaaaaatcctgaaagacTGTCGAATTTTCAATTCCTGCTTAGAAATCTACATAAATAGATAAATTTCTCTTTCGTGCTAGATTGCATAGCATGCCCTTGTTGCCATTTCCATATTTGGGTCAAATATCGTTCAACATGCAATGTTATGAAAACAGTTGATCTGCAAATTTCTGGAAGAAAGAGACAGGAAGAAAACACTGAACCTACGACAAAATGAACGAGGTTACTACGAGGCCTTGCTCTGGTTGGCGCGAAACGAGCAGTAGTATATTGATCCAAACATCGTTGTCGCGACGTAGTTTTTGTGCGAATTTGATACGTTGGAAGAATGCATTCAACGATAGAAACCAGCTTGGCGAATTCATTGTTATTGTTAACAATAACAATTTATTGCCTTTTTAAACCAGTATCGGCATTTCTCTCAATCCCCTAACTTCAAAACGGGGCAAATTgtttaaatacaaaatattttGGAGACATTCTAGATAGAGCATtgcattttcgaaatttattaaTTATAAAATTTGCAACCCAGAGATTGTTCGATCTTTTTCCGCAGGTCGTACCAATTCTGTGTAAGAAAAGTATCGAATTCGATATTAAATCtagttttattttcataatctTCCCTTGATCCTGAACTGCATCTATCTAACCTTTCAATTCTCGTTTTTCTCCTTCAATCAGTGATGACTCGTGATGTTTATAATACAATGACGTCAAAAAAGATCGGATAAACCAGAGACTCTGGTCTCCGCTGGATAAACCAAGAAATTCGCTTCAGATAAAGGTAATAGCCAATGAAATGTTATTCTACTGCTGTTATCGATGTTTATATTTTCCTACGTGTTGTATGCGTTTTTCGAGACATATGAATGTTACGATTACTAGGAAATGCATCTCCGAATATATTAGATAACATTGAAACGACACGGATAAGATATCAATTCGTGCCACTCCTTCCATATTGTATATAGTAGGTTTTATTGGCGTTGAGTAAAAGAATTACTAATGTATACGATTCTCGCATCCGCCATTTTGCAATTTCTGATAATCCTTTTTGCAAAAACAGAATTTCTTAGCTTTTGTGAGATGAATCACTTGAGAATATGAATTGGTGCAGATATTTTCAGTTATCGTCTTCTCTCTACGTGTGTTAAGCTCAATATAATATGTTGGAACCAAAAAAGTCAAATCGTCAATGTTAATGATTGGTTACTTTGTATTCTTCTCTTCATTTCGAGACGTTGAGTTCCTATCAACATAATTTGTCCGAAAGATTAGTGTGTCGAAAGCACGGAAAAAACTCAGATTGATTTTTCTGTTCGAAATTCAGGCAAAAAAACAACTCGTAACAATATTCGTTGTTGCAGAATGGCGTATGCGCTAGTCATATCTTCTGATTATATTTGTCCAAACAGAACTTATATGCGAAGCGCGGATTATTTATTTGATCTGGGCATTAAGTACCCAAAGGCGAGGACTACTCTGGAAACGAATCTTTAATAAATATTGTCCATTATTCACCCACTAATGATTAAATGATGCTAAAAATATGCTTTCTTTAATGACTGATAGCAACATCTCCAACTTGCGGAATCAGCAGTCAACGTCTCATGACTTCAGTCCATCCGGAACCCaattccataattttttttatgttcttcTTGCCTCTGGTATTTATTTTCTTCCAATTATAGTTCCAATTCCGCCTCTTATCTTTTTTCCCTTCATTGTTTGCCTTTTCATGTTTCACACGCTGATCTCAAACTTTTTAAATCGCTCATGAGAACTTGAAGCATAATCCACACATGCAACAGATGCACCTAAGATGCAAGATTCTTCAACTTAAGGGGAAgtaaatcaaaatttgaaaagacCTGCGAATTAACCTCCTTCATCAAGCAAAATTGTATTCCTAATACAATCTGGACTGTAGTCATGAAAAATTGAGAATAGAGCTTTCGTCTTCTATCAGAGACAACTTGTTGCCCCTGGCTTCATGCGATTTTGTCTttattctaaaaatttctttttcataGAGTGGATGGGTATAACTCACCATCCTCGTCATCCTCACCATCGTGGCAATGACTTCCCAAACAATCCATTATGATCGAGCGATGAAACAAATCGCGTATCTACGCGAAACGCACTAAGAATATAATAGAATAATAGGTGGAAACTGTGGAAAGATAGGAAAGATTAAAGTCAGTATAAAAAATAGCACTTTTTTCCCATTTTCCGACAGGAACATATGGGATATATCAAAAAAGGAACTGTGGGATTAAAATACGGCAGTCCAGCTCGTAACACGTTATTTCCTGCACCTCGAAAATACGCGCTCTGGCAGCAAGGCACCAAAACAGACTGAATTACTAAAACGGGAATTACGAGAATGAGAACATGAGAAGCGATTCAATGCGCGTCGCCTTCTCTGATAACAATATACAGGTGTCCTAACCAAAATGCAACTCCCTttaaacaattgtttttttctaCAGTATGGTGCCCTGTTTGGTCCCCCACTTCTTCCTCCTAAAAGCCAAAAGGACCCCTCAAGTTTTCAAATGACAATGATAAAAACCCACTTATTCAGCATAATTAGCTGATAATTACAACCCAGTCTATCCACCCACACACTGAAGAACTTGAGTATTTTCATCCAGTTATGTATATATGCATTTATTCCTTTTTAAGAAGTAATTCTTGAGACATATTTTATAAAATTGGTCACCTACAGTTTTATACTCAACTGAAACCCAACCTATCCCTTTCCAATAAGTATAATAAATATATTACCCTCCATGGTAGGGAAATTTCAACGAACATTAAATGCTTACAAaaactttattatttttatattttatatataaaaacACATACAAATCAAATAAATACATGATCATATCAGATACAAAATATCCCTTGTGCATATTGAAACTACATTATTATAAATAGATTATGAGCAGTACAATCATCTTTGGCTTTGTTTCAAGGCATTACCAGTTATCTAAAAAGTCCAGTCCTGTTTTTGGTAATAAATCGTTTGAAGAATTATCTGTTTCCACTTCTTCCAAGTCAATTTTCTGCTTGACTGGTTCTATttcctgaattgaaaaaataatttaattaaaaatatTACAAACCTGAAGTTTATATCAAACCTTCACTGCAGGTTTCCTAGGAATATTGACGACTCTATTAGGCTTCTTCATCTTGGTATCTTTAGAAGTGAGTATGGACAAATCTCTTTGACTGCGTGTTTTAAAACTGAAAGGAGCTGAATGTTCATCTCGATAAGAACAGTTATTTTCATCAATAATAATTTTAGAAGAATATTCTTGGCTTTTTTTGAATCCTCCTTCATCTTGgtaattatattttatttgtactTCAGGCTTAATAATACTTTCATTCAATATTTGTTCTTGTTCATCAGGACTAAGGGTATTCCATAAATCCTCGTAAGCTGCTTTAGTTTGATTTATGTCATTATAAATTCGGGAGGCGATAGAATTCATGGAACTGAAGTATTCTTCAGCTCTTTTATTCAAATCCATGTTCGAAAGAAGTTAGTTCAACATAACCTGAATAAATGCAGTTAATTACTGTACTAATGACATCATGATATCCAAaggatataaaaatataattcgaaaactttcatTTAGCAGTAGAAACATGCTAATATTGCATTAACCCTTTGGTTTAGAcacatttcagaaaatttttgaaaaattcacgtATTGAAAAAACTGTCACCCTGACATTTACAGTTAACCTAAAATTAGTAAAATttaccataaagtaagtcaagtctgttacgaggagctaaatgctcataccCGTACCGACGTTGCCACGTCTACCTCTCATTCTGAAACTGTCAACTTCGGTACTGAAACTTCAACCAGCTGTCAGATAGacgtcaaaataaaattgtggaGGTGTTGTGTAggcaaaaataacacataatttggaatattattttacttCTAGTTAAAATACGTACATTGAaatgcattatttttgtttttaatttgatgGTGGTGTTAATCCTAGTGATTCTTTAGCCAACAGTGTTAAATGTGCGTTATTAATGCCAGTAAtggtaatgaaagtattcaatatCTTGGGAAAGTCACACAGTATTTTAGCaggaagtgaataattatgccattttctcgttgtgttgttggatgtggaggcTGAGGAAACAGTGTTAAGTTTTTTTCCTATTCCGGAAGAAATTTCTGTATTTTAGCATAAGAA
The nucleotide sequence above comes from Coccinella septempunctata chromosome 4, icCocSept1.1, whole genome shotgun sequence. Encoded proteins:
- the LOC123312595 gene encoding uncharacterized protein C1orf198 homolog; the encoded protein is MDLNKRAEEYFSSMNSIASRIYNDINQTKAAYEDLWNTLSPDEQEQILNESIIKPEVQIKYNYQDEGGFKKSQEYSSKIIIDENNCSYRDEHSAPFSFKTRSQRDLSILTSKDTKMKKPNRVVNIPRKPAVKEIEPVKQKIDLEEVETDNSSNDLLPKTGLDFLDNW